In Cryptococcus deuterogattii R265 chromosome 4, complete sequence, a genomic segment contains:
- a CDS encoding N2-dimethylguanosine tRNA methyltransferase, whose protein sequence is MTTQPQYTVPLKEPHPANHRLHTESTTTIFLPNEGAFLNPVQHYNRDMSVAVIRAWNEMRKEELEEKWRTRLERRGGKPRPKKKKNKKATEGEAKAVPTETEEEKTEKDGIMEVEGDALAEVKEGEEPVAGPSNGAGISKFRAPSINILEALAATGLRSIRYAKEIPNVKYVLANDLSPSACEAMRRNVEFNGVGIDYEAPVREELGVSAEVVETPKEEAKEEIKEGGAVEQVEKKQEVQPEVKDEVGRRPGCRGRVKINEGDACAFMYNHRSAVGPSARVDVVDLDPYGTAAPFLDAAIGCISDGGLLAITCTDLAVLAGQQYPEKCYSNYGGTNVHAEYTHEAALRLVMHSLASVAARYGRYITPLLSFSIDFYVRLFVRIDTRPEQVKYLASQTGVVFTCQYCQTAVNQPFGKVISKETAKGKEMTAFKTVAGPTAGNGSACEECGGTMHLGGPLWLGPLQDNEFAKRVIKEIESTEKEYKTYNRMLGMLTLASQELPNPWFFTANRIAKSVHAPSLPMNKILSALLNAGYKISRSHCSAGAVKTDAPRSFIYDIMREEAKENPVRMDKIAEGSPARKILAKPMTYTIDFTPHPDASLERQGKETFYQVNPLPNWGPAPRAKSLGEKRKADVDAENDEADAIGGEAVKRTKVVVEEEEMMNA, encoded by the exons ATGACCACTCAGCCACAATACACCGTTCCTCTCAAGGAACCCCATCCAGCCAACCACAGGCTGCACACGGAATCAACCACGaccatctttcttccaaatgAAGGCGCTTTCCTCAACCCGGTGCAGCATTACAACCGGGACATGAGCGTGGCTGTCATAAGGGCATGGAatgagatgaggaaagaagaactAGAAGAGAAGTGGAGAACCAgattggagagaagaggcggGAAACCCAGGcctaagaagaagaagaacaaaaagGCAACAGAGGGAGAAGCGAAAGCTGTGCCTACCgagactgaagaagagaagacagaGAAAGACGGGATTATGGAAGTTGAGGGTGATGCTTTAGCtgaggtgaaggaaggtgaagaacCCGTCGCAGGGCCATCAAACGGAGCCGGGATT AGCAAATTCCGGGCGCCTTCCATCAATATTCTTGAAGCTCTTGCTGCCACTGGTCTTAGGTCTATCCGATACGCGAAAGAAATTCCCAACGTTAAGTATGTCCTTGCCAACGACCTTTCACCTTCTGCTTGTGAagcgatgaggagaaaCGTGGAATTCAACGGTGTAGGCATCGATTACGAGGCGCCTGTGAGGGAAGAGCTCGGAGTCTCGGCTGAAGTGGTTGAAACAcccaaagaagaggcaaaagaagagatcaaggagGGCGGAGCGGTCGAGCAGGTCGAGAAGAAACAAGAGGTTCAGCCCGAAGTGAAGGATGAAGTCGGTCGACGACCAGGATGTAGGGGACGAGTCAAGATCAACGAGGGCGATGCTTGCGCCTTCATGTACAACCACCGTTCTGCTGTTGGACCCTCTGCCCGTGTTGATGTTGTCGACCTCGACCCCTATGGTACTGCTGCTCCATTCCTCGATGCCGCCATTGGCTGTATTTCCGATGGTGGTCTGCTCGCCATCACATGCACCGACCTCGCCGTTCTCGCTGGCCAACAGTACCCCGAAAAGTGTTATTCTAATTATGGTGGTACCAACGTTCACGCCGAGTACACTCATGAAGCTGCGTTAAGGCTTGTGATGCACTCTCTGGCGAGCGTTGCGGCGCGATACGGGAGATATATCACGCCTCTTTTATCATTTTCGATCGATTTCTATGTGAGATTGTTTGTAAGGATCGACACTAGGCCAGAGCAGGTCAAGTATCTTGCTAG TCAAACAGGTGTGGTCTTCACTTGTCAGTACTGTCAAACAGCTGTCAACCAGCCATTCGGCAAGGTGATCTCTAAAGAAACTGCCAAAGGCAAGGAGATGACCGCATTCAAGACTGTTGCCGGGCCCACGGCCGGTAACGGATCTGCTTGCGAAGAATGTGGAGGGACTATGCAC CTTGGTGGACCTCTTTGGCTTGGTCCCTTGCAAGATAATGAGTTCGCCAAACGTGTcatcaaggagattgagagcaCAGAGAAGGAGTACAAGACGTACAACAGAATGTTGGGAATGTTGACGTTAGCTTCTCAAGAATTGCCCAATCCTTGGTTCTTCACCGCAAACCGAATCGCCAAATCTGTACACGCCCCCTCCTTACCTATGAACAAGATTCT CTCCGCCTTGCTTAATGCAGGCTACAAGATCTCCCGTTCCCATTGTTCCGCAGGTGCCGTCAAGACCGATGCCCCTCGTTCATTTATATACGACATCatgcgagaagaagcaaaggagaaCCCTGTGAGGATGGATAAGATTGCAGAAGGATCGCCTGCTAGGAAGATTTTGGCAAAGCCCATGACTTACACGATCGATTTTACTCCCCATCCCGACGCTTCCCTAGAAAGACAAGGTAAAGAAACGTTCTACCAAGTCAATCCCTTGCCCAACTGGGGTCCCGCGCCTAGGGCAAAAAGTCTCggtgagaagagaaaggcgGACGTGGATGctgagaatgatgaagcGGACGCCATAGGAGGGGAGGCTGTTAAGAGAACGAAGGTTGtagtggaagaggaggaaatgatGAACGCTTAG
- a CDS encoding prohibitin PHB1 — protein MAAAQRLSRLIVPLAIGATVVQSALYDVPGGYRAVLFDRFSGVRPDATGEGTHFLIPWLQRAILYDVRIKPRNISTTTGSKDMQMVSLTLRVMSRPDIEHLPKIYQSLGLDYDERVLPSIGNEVLKATVAQFDASELITNREIVSARIRDDLLNRAKEFNILLEDVSITHMTFGKEFTSAVEQKQIAQQDAERAKFVVEKAEQERQASVIRAEGQAEAANTISKALNKAGDAFVQFKKIETSREIANTLSQNKNVSYVPAANGNMLLQVPSQQQ, from the exons ATGGCAGCTGCTCAGAGACTTTCCAGGCTGATAG TCCCTCTCGCTATTGGTGCTACTGTCGTCCAATCTGCACTCTACGATGTTCCCGGTGGATACCGTGCTGTGTTGTTCGACCGCTTTTCAGGTGTCAGGCCGGAT GCCACCGGCGAAGGTACACACTTTTTGATCCCTTGGTTGCAGCGAGCAATTTTATACGATGTGAGGATTAAGCCTCGAAACATCTCTACCACTACTGGATCCAAGG ACATGCAGATGGTTTCTCTCACTTTACGTGTTATGTCACGGCCGGATATCGAGCATCTCCCCAAAATCTATCAGTCTTTGGGTCTTGA CTACGATGAGCGAGTCCTTCCCTCCATTGGTAACGAGGTGTTGAAGGCTACTGTTGCTCAGTTTGATG CCTCTGAGTTGATCACAAATCGAGAGATTGTTTCTGCTAGGATCCGAGATGACCTTTTGAACCGAGCAAAAGAGttcaacatccttcttgaagatgtctCCATT ACCCACATGAC TTTTGGCAAGGAATTCACCTCTGCCGTCGAACAAAAGCAGATCGCCCAGCAAGACGCGGAACGTGCCAAATTCGTCGTTGAGAAAGCCGAGCAAGAGCGTCAAGCTTCCGTCATCCGAGCCGAGGGTCAAGCTGAGGCTGCTAACACCATCTCTAAGGCCTTGAACAAAGCTGGTGATGCGTTTGTCCAgttcaagaagattgagacTAGTAGGGAAATTG CCAATACTCTTTCCCAGAACAAGAATGTCAGTTACGTCCCCGCAGCCAACGGCAATATGCTTTTGCAGGTCCCctctcaacaacaataa
- a CDS encoding exosome complex component RRP4 has protein sequence MFSIKAVAPSISQAFTENVPSTHRKHQAELDAMDLDEDEFGGPGPSKRSIVSPGEVITSSKEYMRGHGTYVEESNVVSSVAGTIERVNKLISVRPLHSRYTPEVGDLVIGRIVEVGAQRWRVDANGRQDAVLMLSSVNLPGGVQRRKIESDALKMREFLAEGDLLVAEVQAFFGDGAMSLHTRSLKYGKLRNGFLLTVPPQLIRRLKSHFYHVPPPCGPTGVDVILGLNGYVWVSNGTSQGRREGGEGFDSEGVYSNQNDEISPEGREAVSLIANIIKVLAGEGIPLTETLIGESYAWAEKNVTSGSGPFDSETEKKMLNEIVGLEFPEIA, from the exons ATGTTCAGCATAAAAGCTGTAGCACCGTCCATCAGTCAAGCGTTCACCGAAAACGTGCCGTCAACACATCGCAAGCACCAAGCGGAACTTGATGCAATGGATctcgatgaagatgagtttGGTGGCCCTGGACCTAGCAAGAGGTCTATTGTTAGTCCTGGAGAGGTTATTACCAGCTCCAAAGAGTATATGAG AGGTCATGGAACCTATGTCGAGGAGAGCAATGTTGTGTCCTCTGTGGCTGGTACGATTGAGAGAGTAAACAAACTCATTTCCGTCAGGCCACTTCATTCAAG ATATACGCCCGAAGTTGGAGATCTGGTTATCGGTCGAATAGTAGAAGTGGGAGCGCAACGATGGCGTGTAGATGCGAACGGACGCCAAGATGCTGTTTTGATGCTTTCAAGTGTCAACTTGCCGGGCGGTGTacaaaggaggaagattgagTCGGAcgctttgaagatgagagagttTTTGGCGGAAGGAGAT TTGCTTGTTGCTGAAGTTCAGGCATTCTTTGGTGATGGTGCTATGTCGTTACATACGCGATCATTGAAGTACGGTAAA CTTCGTAACGGCTTTCTCTTAACCGTCCCTCCACAATTAATCCGCCGACTTAAATCACATTTTTACCACGTTCCCCCTCCCTGTGGTCCTACGGGTGTCGACGTTATCCTCGGTTTGAACGGTTACGTGTGGGTTAGTAACGGAACATCACAGGGGCGACGGGAGGGCGGTGAAGGGTTCGACTCAGAAGGTGTATATAGCAACCAGAATGAC GAAATCTCTCCGGAAGGCAGAGAGGCCGTTTCACTCATTGCTAACATCATCAAGGTTCTTGCCGGTGAAGGTATTCCTCTTACCGAGACTCTTATCGGCGAATCATACGCATGGGCAGAGAAAAATGTGACATCTGGATCAGGACCATTTGATTCGGagactgagaagaagatgctcaACGAGATTGTCGGTTTGGAATTTCCCGAAATTGCTTGA